From Tachypleus tridentatus isolate NWPU-2018 chromosome 8, ASM421037v1, whole genome shotgun sequence, a single genomic window includes:
- the LOC143223695 gene encoding homeobox protein DBX1-like isoform X1: MDIGRRNITFMFMDLSMDTSCISAIYPFQSTWTHPTPCLTTHKMSRPGALRSFMIDDILKTDNISKSQLRTTVHKPTPLVFIPFSDGGRVPSMCCSGSRLSGMSTSHSDFSRLSFDYRISASRQSSFSEPQSPVKDVSLGSSPVTLDPISPTSVWTFPKARSDFFGGFSSPIRGESRNPIIEDSHNNGHPFVWAHILHRPPPKRKGGQIRFTNNQTTELEKVFETQKYLSPPERKKMASVLRLTERQVKTWFQNRRAKWRRIKQDVDFPTSQSIHESKCSDTEKQIPSEDKHGERKNFDVMST; this comes from the exons ATG GATATAGGTAGAAGGAATATCACATTCATGTTTATGGACCTGTCTATGGATACTTCTTGTATTTCCGCCATTTATCCCTTCCAATCCACGTGGACTCACCCCACACCTTGTTTAACAACTCATAAAATGTCCAGACCCGGAGCACTACGTTCGTTCATGATAGACGATATTTTGAAGACGGACAATATCTCGAAATCTCAGTTGAGGACGACGGTACACAAGCCTACTCCGCTAGTTTTTATTCCATTCAGTGATGGTGGTCGTGTTCCAAGTATGTGTTGTAGCGGGAGTCGCCTCTCTGGCATGTCCACTTCTCATTCAGACTTTTCTAGACTGTCCTTTGATTACAGAATATCCGCATCGAGACAGAGTTCCTTTTCCGAGCCACAATCTCCTGTAAAAGACGTGTCCCTTGGATCCAGTCCAGTTACCCTAGATCCCATATCTCCAACCTCTGTATGGACTTTTCCCAAAGCTAGATCTGACTTTTTTGGAGGATTTTCCTCACCCATAAGAGGAGAGAGTAGAAATCCCATTATTG aaGATTCCCACAACAATGGCCATCCATTTGTTTGGGCTCACATTCTTCACCGACCGCCACCGAAACGAAAAGGAGGACAAATTCGCTTCACCAACAATCAAACCACAGAATTAGAAAAAGTGTTCGAAACGCAGAAGTATTTGTCGCCACCCGAGAGGAAAAAGATGGCTTCTGTTTTGCGTCTAACAGAAAGACAG GTTAAAACTTGGTTTCAAAACAGAAGAGCAAAATGGCGACGTATCAAGCAA GATGTTGACTTCCCTACCAGCCAATCAATCCACGAGTCCAAATGTAGCGATACGGAAAAACAAATACCATCTGAAGACAAACACGGAGAAAGAAAGAACTTTGATGTGATGTCAACATAA
- the LOC143223695 gene encoding homeobox protein DBX1-like isoform X2, producing the protein MFMDLSMDTSCISAIYPFQSTWTHPTPCLTTHKMSRPGALRSFMIDDILKTDNISKSQLRTTVHKPTPLVFIPFSDGGRVPSMCCSGSRLSGMSTSHSDFSRLSFDYRISASRQSSFSEPQSPVKDVSLGSSPVTLDPISPTSVWTFPKARSDFFGGFSSPIRGESRNPIIEDSHNNGHPFVWAHILHRPPPKRKGGQIRFTNNQTTELEKVFETQKYLSPPERKKMASVLRLTERQVKTWFQNRRAKWRRIKQDVDFPTSQSIHESKCSDTEKQIPSEDKHGERKNFDVMST; encoded by the exons ATGTTTATGGACCTGTCTATGGATACTTCTTGTATTTCCGCCATTTATCCCTTCCAATCCACGTGGACTCACCCCACACCTTGTTTAACAACTCATAAAATGTCCAGACCCGGAGCACTACGTTCGTTCATGATAGACGATATTTTGAAGACGGACAATATCTCGAAATCTCAGTTGAGGACGACGGTACACAAGCCTACTCCGCTAGTTTTTATTCCATTCAGTGATGGTGGTCGTGTTCCAAGTATGTGTTGTAGCGGGAGTCGCCTCTCTGGCATGTCCACTTCTCATTCAGACTTTTCTAGACTGTCCTTTGATTACAGAATATCCGCATCGAGACAGAGTTCCTTTTCCGAGCCACAATCTCCTGTAAAAGACGTGTCCCTTGGATCCAGTCCAGTTACCCTAGATCCCATATCTCCAACCTCTGTATGGACTTTTCCCAAAGCTAGATCTGACTTTTTTGGAGGATTTTCCTCACCCATAAGAGGAGAGAGTAGAAATCCCATTATTG aaGATTCCCACAACAATGGCCATCCATTTGTTTGGGCTCACATTCTTCACCGACCGCCACCGAAACGAAAAGGAGGACAAATTCGCTTCACCAACAATCAAACCACAGAATTAGAAAAAGTGTTCGAAACGCAGAAGTATTTGTCGCCACCCGAGAGGAAAAAGATGGCTTCTGTTTTGCGTCTAACAGAAAGACAG GTTAAAACTTGGTTTCAAAACAGAAGAGCAAAATGGCGACGTATCAAGCAA GATGTTGACTTCCCTACCAGCCAATCAATCCACGAGTCCAAATGTAGCGATACGGAAAAACAAATACCATCTGAAGACAAACACGGAGAAAGAAAGAACTTTGATGTGATGTCAACATAA